GCAGAAGCTAAAAATAGATGCATTTTAAGTATAAACGGGACAAAAGTTTGTGGTAGTTATGAGAAGTACTTGGGGCTGCTAGCTATTGTAAGAAAATCAAAGTACAATACTTTTAGGTATATTTAAGGAGAGAGTATGGCAAAAGATAAGTAACTAGAAGaacaaatttttatctcaaactGGGAAAGAGATCCCTCATAAAGGTAGTACTACAAGAAATTCCCACTTATACTATGAGTTTTTAAACTTCCAACGATGATTTGTAAGGAACTAAACTCAATGTTTTCCAGATCCTGGTGGGTaaacaaagaaggaaagaagaaaatacaatGGAGAAGTTGGAAAAGGATAAGAGTACAAAAAACAAACGGAGGGTTGGGATTTAGAGAGTTTGAGAGTTTCAACTTAGTCTTCCTTACAAAACAAGAGTGGAGGATCCGAAAAAATCCAAGCTCGATTGCTGCACAAGTTTACAAAGATAAATACTTTAAGCAATCTCACATACTTGAGGCCAAGTTAGGGGGCATCTTTGATATGGAGGAGTGTATGAGAAGGGATAGCACTGCTTCAAAAGGGAATCTGGTGGAGGGTGGGGAATGGAGATAAAATCTGAATATGGGGAAATAGGTGGATTCCATCACCTACATTCTTCTATGTGTAGTCACCTAGTAAAGATACAAATGGGGAATTAAAGGTCTGTGATCTCATCAACAATCAGTCTAGAGAATGGAAAGCAGGAAACAATATCTTGCCtacaaggaaaatatttttcagaagaAAATCGTGGATAATTCTTGCTAGCCTGTATGTTTAAACAAGGAGGAAATAGTGATTCATGTATTGTGGAATTGTTCAGCTGCAAGTGATGTGTGGGCAAAGGAGCACAATCCAACACAGAAATGGGCCAATGTTGAAGAAAACCTCATGGAGCCATGGGAGAATTTGATGAGCAGGTTAAGCAAGGTTGAGTTGGAGTGGATTGCCACAACCATGCGTAGGATATGGTTAAGAAGGAatggatttatttttgaagaacTATTCCAGAGTCCAAGTAAGGTGGTGGAATTGGCAAGGATAAGCATGAAAGAGTTCCAGTCAGCAAATGTAATGAAGAAAGGGCCATAAAATACACCAATGATTGGGAGACTGGTAAAGAATTTGAATAAACCACCTAGTGAATTTGTGAAAGCAAATTGGGATGCAGCCTTAAATCTAAGAACCAAGAGGATGGGGATTGGAATCATAGTCAGAGATGAAGGTGGGGAGGTATTAGTCATTGTATGTGTCCAAAAGAAGTATGTTTCTCAAGTTGCACTGGCAGAAAGTTATACTTTATGGAAGGCAATAGAGATATGCAATGATTTAGACATAAGGAATGTAATTTTAGAAGGAGATGCCTTAACAATTGTTAATGTTGTAAATAGAGATGATGAAGATTTGTCCTGGTTTGGGCACATTATAGAAGATATCAAGTTTTATCCAGATAGGAGAAAGGATTGGAAGGTGGTTTATACTCCTAGAGAGAGTAATATAGCGGCATATATGTTAGCAAAGTAACTCTAAATTTAAATAGTGAGGGGTGAAATGATCTGGATAGAAGAAGGATGTTAGGGTTCCATGGGGCTGGCTCGAGAAAGGAAGGGAACTACAGACAAGACTAGGGCTTCTGAAGTGAACTAGCGAGAACAACACTTTTGTCTTCAGCCACATCTCGCAACGCACCATTTTGGCAGGAATGAAGTGCAACGTTTCAATGAGAGACCATATGCACCGTTTAATGGAGCGTTTAGTTGTCATTTACTTTATGCTTACTTTTTATAGTTGTCGTTTTTGCATGTGTAATTCTATTATCCTTCCTTACACATGTAACACTGCCAGTAGATTTGTTACAATGTCAAAATAGTATGTAAGGCCTGAGTCGGCAAAGATTAGGGCATCTAGAAAAAAGACTAAAGGAATATTTTTTGAGGTGGAGGATAAGGGATCCCTCGAAGTACTATAATAGCCATCTGAATATTTAGTGgctttttatcaaacacctgTGTTGTTCTTCCATTTTCACTCTATACGCTACTACTAAGAGCATTTTCCATCACAGTTTCATACAATCCTCACAGTTccttacaattggtatcaagaggCCACGATCCTCATGGCAGACGGCACCAAATTCTCCAAACAACAACATGAAATTTTACAATTGCATGACCAGAGCATTCTGGAAATGCGTGATCAAATGCAGTAGATAAATGATGTGCTTCGCACCATGGTAGTAAGCTAAAACCAAATCCAAGCTCAGTTAGCCCACCTTGAACCTCAGCATGAACCAACACCTGAACCAAAAAACCAAGAATCTGAACCACATGACCCTCGCAGACCCCTACCCAGAGGCCTTAAACTCAATTTTCCCCACTTCGATGGCACTAATCCAGCAGGTTGGATCTTCAAATCATCACATTATTTCGATTTCCACCAAACCCCAGCTACTCACAGACTTTTGATGGCTTCATACTACATGAGGGGTGATGCATTGGTCTGGTACAGGGATGCCACTGCTACTCGGCAATTTCCTTCTTGGCAAGCCTTCATAGATGCTCTTCAACTTTGTTTTGGTTCCACTGCTTACGACATCCCCATGGAGGCCCTCACTAGACTCAAACAAACATCCTCGGTTGCTACTTACAAAGGGCAATTTGAGGCCCTTTCTAATTGGGTCCGAGGTCTTCTCGATACTCATAAACTCAGCTACTTCCTTAGTGGACTGAAGGATTATATTCGACTGCCACTGCATATGTTCAATCCCCTCAACTTGAATGCAACATTTGGCCTCGCACGTATACAAGAGGAATACTTAATTAGTTCCATAAAACCATTCAAATCGTGGGGAGACAGAAATTATTCACCAACATTCACTAGTCAAACATCAACTTCTTCAGGAGATCATCACAATGCCATAAATAAACCAGTTGTGCAACCCGAGAAAGTGTACTCAatgcaaatggatgaaaaacGCCAAAAGGGCTTGTGTTTCCACTGTGAAGAAAAGTGGAATCCATTACATGTTTGTAAGTCTCCTAAAGTTTATTATATGCATGCTGCTGATGAGAGCCTCAAGATGAAAAATCTAAGGAAATTTTTTATGACTCCACTAATGCTATTGATAGTGGTACATCCTAGATTATTGACCCTAATCCTGTTATTTCTCTTAATGCATTGACTAGTACTCCTTGCCCCAATACAATGCATGTATGAGGTAAAATTGACACAACTTCAGTAGTGATTTTAATATATTCTGGAAGTACGCACAACTTCTTGGATCCCtcactcattaaaaaaaacaatctgCAAGTTGATGCTTCTGGCCAACTTCGAGTAACAGTGGCTAATGGAGAGGAATTGCAAAGCCCAGATTGTTACAACTGTGTGCTTACTACAATCCAAGGTATCACATTATG
This genomic interval from Juglans microcarpa x Juglans regia isolate MS1-56 chromosome 4D, Jm3101_v1.0, whole genome shotgun sequence contains the following:
- the LOC121260160 gene encoding uncharacterized protein LOC121260160, coding for MIGRLVKNLNKPPSEFVKANWDAALNLRTKRMGIGIIVRDEGGEVLVIVCVQKKYVSQVALAESYTLWKAIEICNDLDIRNVILEGDALTIVNVVNRDDEDLSWFGHIIEDIKFYPDRRKDWKVVYTPRESNIAAYMLAK